Proteins from one Cervus canadensis isolate Bull #8, Minnesota chromosome 25, ASM1932006v1, whole genome shotgun sequence genomic window:
- the LOC122427576 gene encoding lysozyme C-1/C-2 has protein sequence MKTLITLGLLFLSVTVHGKVFERCELARTLKELGLDGYKGVSLANWLCLTKWESSYNTKATNYNPGSESTDYGIFQINSKWWCDDGKTPNAVDGCHVACSELMENNIDKAVTCAKQIVREQGITAWVAWKSHCRDHDVSSYVEGCSL, from the exons ATGAAGACTCTTATTACTCTggggcttctcttcctttctgtcaCTGTCCACGGCAAGGTCTTTGAGAGATGTGAGCTTGCCAGAACACTGAAGGAACTTGGACTGGATGGCTATAAGGGAGTCAGCCTGGCAAACT gGTTGTGTTTGACCAAATGGGAAAGCAGTTATAACACAAAAGCTACAAACTACaatcctggcagtgaaagcactgactATGGGATATTTCAGATCAACAGCAAATGGTGGTGTGATGATGGCAAAACCCCCAACGCAGTTGATGGCTGCCATGTGGCCTGCAGCG AATTAATGGAAAATAACATCGATAAAGCTGTGACGTGTGCAAAGCAGATTGTCCGCGAGCAAGGCATTACAGCATG GGTGGCCTGGAAAAGTCATTGTCGAGACCATGACGTTAGCAGTTATGTTGAGGGTTGCTCCCTGTAA